The window CGCTGGCGGCCGGTGTGGCGCTGCCGCGTACCCGCAAGGCCGCCGCGCTGGCCACGGCGGCCTTCTTCGTCGGTGTGTTCCCCGCGAACGTGAAGATGGCCGTCGACTGGCGGCACCGCCCCGCGCCGCAGCGGGCCGCCGCCATCGGCCGGCTGCCCCTGCAGATCCCCCTCGTGCTGTGGGCCCGCGGGGTCGCGAAGAGTGCGGAGGCCCAGGCATGAGCGCACAGCTGAAGGTCGGCGACAAGGTCGAGGACTTCTCGCTGCCGGACGAGACCGGCACCACCCGCAGCCTCACCGGGCTGCTCGCGGAAGGGCCGGTGGTGCTCTTCTTCTACCCCGCCGCCCTCACCCCGGGCTGCACCGCGGAGGCCTGCCACTTCCGTGATCTCGCCGCCGAGTTCGCCGCCGTCGGCGCCCGGCCCGTCGGCATCAGCGGTGACGCGGTCGAACGGCAGCAGGAGTTCGCCGACCGGCACACGCTCGGCATCCCCCTGCTGTCCGACGCGGACGGGACGGTCCGGGACCGGTTCGGGGTGACGCGCGGCTTCTCGCTGGCCCCCACCAAACGGGTCACCTTCGTCATAGGGCAGGACCGCACGGTCCTGGAGATCGTCCGCAGCGAACTGCGGATGAACACCCACGCCGACCGGGCCCTCGCCGCGCTGCGCAAGTGAGCGAGCGGAGGTGCCCGGAAGTGCCGGACGAGGTCAGGCGGCTTGGGTGAGTTCGGCGCGGCCGAACAGCAGCGCGTAGCCGGAGGGCAGCCGGCGCAGGATACGGGTGAGCAGTTCGGGGCCGGCCAGGGCGGCGACCGTGGCGAGAACGGAGCCGGTGTCCCAGCGGGTGGTGGCCAGGGTGGCGCCGGTGCGGGCGGCGAGGTCCTTGACGAAGGCCCAGCCGGTGAGGGGCTGGGGGTCGGGGATCTGTCCGGTGAGGACGCGTGCGGCTTCCAGGGGCAGGCGGGCGGCCAGTTCGACGCGTTCGTCGCCCGCCAGTTGGCGCCCGAGTCCCGCGACGACCAGGCGGACAGCCTCCTCGGCCCGTTCCCGGGTGGGGTAGGCGCCTTCGTAACGGACCTTCTCCAGCATGTGCTCGAACGTCATCACGGACGAGTGCTGGAGCGGTGCACGCCGGTCGGACATCACTGCGGTGGTTGCCTTTCTGTCGTTGAGGTTGCCGGTGCCCGGCGGGGTGTGCGGACACCGGGTGTACGGGTGGTCAGGTGGGCTGGGGTCGGCCGAACAGCAGGTCGTAGCCTGCGGGGAGCTGGAGCAGGATCTGCTTGAGCAGGTCCTCGTCGGCCGCGTCGGCGACCGTGCTGAGGACGGCGCCGACGTCCCAGGTCGCGGTCTGCTCGGTGGCCCCCTCGATCCAGACCGCCGTCGCCCGCACGAACCGCTCCGGTGACAGCGGTTCGGCGCTCTGCAGCGGGTTGAGCAGGATCAGGGCGAAGTCTTCCGGCAGACGCGCCGCCAGCTGGGCACGCACGTCGCCGACGAGGTGTGCGCCCAGCAGGGCGAGCACCACGCGGGCCGCGCGTTCTGCCTCCTGCCGGCTGTCGTACTCGCCGCGTTCTGTCACGCGGTCGAGGAATGCTTCCCATCGCAAGGTCATGTCGGCCGCCACCCTTCTTGAGCCCGGCGGGGTGGGGAGGACGGGGAGCCCCGGTTCAGGGTGCCCCCGGTTCAGGGTGTCCCCGGTTCACAGAGCCCCATTTCAGGGTGCCCGTCCTCCGCCGCTGATCGTCCCGGGTCGCCCGGCTCAGCCGGAGATCTCCTTGCGGGAGGATTCCCCGCCGATGGCGATCTTGCGGGGCTTGGCCCGCTCGGCGATCGGGATCCGCAGGGTGAGCACCCCGGCGTCGTAGTCGGCCTTGATGTGCTCGGTGTCCAACGTGTCGGCCAGCACGAGCTGCCGTGAGAAGACGCCCAGCGGCCGCTCCGACAGCTCCATCTGTACGTCGTCGGCCTTCGCCACGGGCCGGCGCTCGGCCCTGACGGTCAGCATGTTGCGCTCGACGTCGATGTCGATCGCCTCCGTGCTGACGCCGGGAAGGTCGAAGGCCACCACGTACTCGTCACCCTCGCGGTAGGCGTCCATCGCCATCGTGGACGGCTGCGTCCAGGTGCCCGGGCCCATCAGCTGCTGGGTCAGTCGGTCGAGCTCGCGGAAGGGGTCGGTGCGCATCAACATCGCGAAACACCTCCAGAAGGTCGGGCAGTAGCTGCCAATGCGCCTCGTTGAAACCGTTGTAACATGTCATCCAATGGATGACAAACATGATGTCGTCGAAAGGATGACAACCCCGAGGGAGGTGCCCATGGCAGCAGCTGACCAGCCGGCCTCTGCCCACGCCGGCAGCCAGAGCCCGGCCTCGTTTCTCGCCGCCGCCGCGGCCCTGGAAGCCATCGGCGACGCCCTGCGCGCCGCCCAGCACGAGGCCCCCGGGCTCACCGATGCCGAGAACGCCGACCCGGAGCAGGCGCTGGCCTCCCTCCTGCTGCTGCGGCAGATTCGCGAACAACTCGCCGGATGGGAGACCGGCCTGATCGAAACCGCCCGTCACGCCGGGGCCAGCTGGGCCGACCTCGCCCACCCCCTCGGCGTCGCCAGCCGCCAGGCGGCCGAACGCCGCTACCTGCGCAACCGGCCCGGCCCCGCCGGAACCACCGGCGAACAACGCGTCCAGGCCACCCGCGAACGCCGCGCCGCCGACCGCAACATCGCCACCTGGGCCCGCCGCAACGCCGCCGACCTGCGCCGCCTCGCCGGTCGGATCACCGCCCTCACCGACCTCCCGGCCGCCGCCCGCCACCCGCTCAGCCAACTTCACGCGGCCCTCGCCCAGGACGACCCCGCCGCCCTCATCCACCCCCTTGACGCCACTCGCCCCCACCTGGCAACCGCCCACCCCGACCTCGCGGCCGAACTCGACACCCTCACCAAAGCCACGTAGCCACGTCGGGCTCGCCATCAGGCACCGGCAGATGGGGCAGCGCGGTTGATGCGGTGCGGCTCAGGACTCATCCTGGACGACATGGAGCACGTCTCCGCTGCGGCGATCATCGATGCCCACGGTGTCGTCACCGGGTGGAGCGAGGGTGCCCAGCGGCTGACGGGCCTGACGGGCCAGGAAACACTGGGACGGCCGGTGCGGGAGCTGCTCGCCGAGCAGCCGCCGCCCGAAGCCGTGGCCGCGCTGGCCGGCACCGCCGTGGTACGTCACCGGGACGGCTCACCCGTCGCCCTGAACGTGACGGCATGCGTCCTGCTCGGCGACGACGGGGGGCCGGGCGGATACGTGATCACCACCGTGCCGACCGACCGCACCGAGCCCACGCTCGCGGAGCAGGCCTTCCAGCAGGCATCCATGTCCATGTCCGTCTTCGACGCCGACCAGCGCTACCTGCGGCTCAACGAAGCGGCCTGCAAGGTCATGGGCGTACCCGAGGAGGTCCTGCTCGGCCGCCACTTCCCGGAGACCGTGGAGGACGGGACACACAGCCGGGGCTTTCTGTGGCATCTGCGCCAGGTCGCCGAGACGGGCAGGCCGCTGCGCTACGAGAGCTTCACCGGCGCCCCGGCCCTGAACCGTGAGCACTCCTGGACCACCGACATGTGGCCGGTACGCGACTCCTCGGGCCGGCTGGTCGGCACCGCGCTGGCCGCGTTCGACAGCACCGAGCAGTACTGGGCCCGGCAGCGGCTGGCCCTGCTGAACGAGGCGGCGGCCGCCATCGGCACCACCCTGGACCTGGTGCGCACGGCGGAGGAACTGGTCGGGGTCATGGTGCCCCGGTTCGCCGACTTCGCCAGCGTGGACCTGTTCGACTGGGTCCTGGGGGCGGAGGAGGCGCCGCCGCTGTCCGGCACCGAGATCGCGCTGCGCCGCGTCGCCCACGGCTCCGGCACCGAGGGCACCCCGGAAGCGGCCGTGCACCTGGGCGAGGTGGACTTCTACCCGCCGTTCTCGCCGCCCGCACGGGCGATCCTTCAGGGCAGCGTGGTCCTCAGCCAGGCAGGTGAGCCGGCGTTCATGCGCTGGGTGGCGGAACGCAACGCGCGCGCTCCGGCCGGCCGGCGCCACCGCGTCGGCGCCCACTCCGTGATGGCGGCGCCGCTGCGGGCGCGCGGCACCACGCTCGGCGTCGTGGTGGCCGTGCGCATCAGGCAACCGGACGACTACGTCGCCGACGACGCCGTCTTCGCCGAGGAACTCGCCAGCCGGGCCGCCGTCTGCATCGACAACGCCCGCCGCTTCGACCGCGAGCGCACCACCGCGCTGGCCCTGCAGCACAACCTGCTTCCCCGGGGACTGTCCGGGCAGGCGGCCGTGGAGGTGGCCCACCGCTATCGGCCGTCCGGATCGCAGGCCGGCCTCGGCGGCGACTGGTTCGACGTGATCCCGCTGTCCGGTGGCCGCGTCGCCCTCGTCGTCGGCGACGTCGTCGGACACGGCATCCCGTCGTCGGCCACCATGGGCCGCCTGTGCACGGCCGTACGCACCCTCGCCGACGTGGACCTGCCACCCGACGAACTGCTCACCCACCTGGACGACCTGGTCACCCATCTGGCCGGGGACGACAGCGACGAGGTCGCCGAACTGGGCGCCACCTGCCTCTACTCCGTCTACGACCCCGTCTCCCGCCGCCTCACCCTGGCCGCCGCCGGCCATCCGCCACCGGCCCTCGTCCTGCCCGACGGCACCACACAGGTCGTCGAAATGAGCGCCGGGCCCCCGCTCGGTGTCGGCGGGCTGCCCTTCGAGGCGATGGAGGTGGAGCTGCCCGAAGGCTCCCTGGTCGCCCTGTACACGGACGGCCTCATCGAGGACCGCGACCGCGACATCGACCACGCCACCGCCGAACTGTGCCGCGCGCTGACCGCGCCCGCCGACACCCTCGACGCCCTGTGCGACACCGTGCTGAAGGCCGTTCTGCCGGAGGACCCCAGCGACGACGTGGCCCTGCTGCTGGCCCGCACCCGGGCCCTGGGCGCGGACCGCATCGCCACCTGGGACGTACTGCCCGACCCGGAGCACGTGGCGGCCACCCGGCAGGCCGCCACGGAGCAACTGACCGCCTGGGGACTGGACGAGGCCGCCTTCGTCACCGAACTCGTCGTCAGCGAACTCGTCACCAACGCCATCCGGTACGGCGCACCCCCGATCCAGCTCCGCCTGATCCGCGACCGCACCCTCATCTGCGAGGTCTCCGACGGCAGCTCCACCTCCCCGCATCTGCGCCGGGCCCACGCCTACGACGAGGGCGGCCGCGGGCTGCTGCTGGTCGCCCAGCTCACCCAGCGCTGGGGGAGCCGGCAGACCGGCAGCGGCAAGACGATCTGGGCCGAACAGCCGCTGCCGCCGGGGTGATCACCCCAGCGCCGTGATCACTGGAACGGGCAGCCCGGGTTCGGTGCGTCCTGGGAGAACGGCGCGCCGTGCGGCAGCACATAGAGCACGTCGAGGACGACCGCCGTGTCCCCCAGGTTGCGGCCTATGTGGACGTTGCCGGGTCCGGCCGGCTCCTGGATGAAACTGCCCTGCGGGTAGACGCCGTCGGAGGCGCAGCTGGAGTTGTAGTGGCTGAGCGTGCCCTGCTGCGTGAACGCGTAGAGGGGCCCGTCGTGGTAGTGCCAGCCGGTGGCCTGACCGGGCGGAATGGTGACCTCCCGAAGGATGTAGTCGGTGTCGCCGACGGTCTTCTGACTGATCGTCCGGGCGGTGACACCGGGCCCGGGCGGAGTTGCCTGGGCGGGCCCGGCGACGAGGACGGTGGCGGCGGCCACGGCGCCGGTCACGGCGGTACGGAGCGCGGTGCGCATGCGAGGAGCCTCCTGCGGCGAGAGCGGGTGTCGCCGTGAACATAGAGGCAGGGAAAGGTAGTTGAGGGCGGAACCGAATCATTCGCTGGATTTTCCGTCGACGCCGTCCCCGGCGACCTGGCCGAGCGTGCGACCGGTCCGTACCGAACGGGCCCGGTACGGGTCGGGCGTGCCGTGCCCGTGTGCCCGCCCCTTGCGGGCCTTCACCAGCAGCCATGCCTCCCGGTCACCGTCCCGCCCGTCGCGGATCCGGGTGAGCGCGTACTCGCCGTGCAGCTTCGACCCGCTCAGCCGGAACGTGGCATGACCCCGCTCGAGCGACTCGCCGAAGTCGACGGGCCGCCCCTTGCGGTCATGGCTCATCGGCTCGTACGTGCCGTTGTCCCAGACGATCACCGTGCCGCCGCCGTACTCGCCCTTCGGGATCACGCCCTCGAACTCCTCGTACTCCAGCGGATGGTCCTCGGTGGGCATGGCGAGCCGCTTGTCGTGGGGATCGTCGGAGGGCCCCTTCGGCACCGACCAGGACTTCAGTACGTCGTCCACCTGGAGCCGGAAGTCGAAGTGCAGGGTGCGGGCGTCATGGATCTGCACCACGAACCGCGGCTCCTCACCGGAGGCCTCCGCACGCCCCTGCGGCTCCCCGGTCCGCCCGAAGTCACGCTTGCCGTGGTAGTCCCGCAGCCGGTCCTTCTCGCCCATGAGCGCCTCCTTCCCGAGCGCCCCGAGTACCCTGCGACGCGCCGCCGACGCCCGCTCGCAACTCTGTCCGCGACGCCCGCTCAGAACTCTTCGTGTACCTCGGGGTCCCCACCGCGGCGCCGTTGGGCGCGGTCCGCGATCGCCGTCATGTGGTCGGCACTCAGTTCGAAACCGAAGACATCGAGGTTCGTGCGCTGTCGCCCGGGATCGGCCGACTTCGGGATCGGGACGGCGCCCAGCTGGACGTGCCAGCGCAGGACGACCTGGCCGGGTGTCGCCCCGAGGGCGTCGGCGATGCCGGTCACGACGGGATCCTCCAGGAGACTGGTTCCGGGGGCCAGGGGGCTCCAGCTCTCGGTCACGATGCCCTTGCCGGTGTGGAAGGCGCGCAGCTCCGCCTGCGGGAAGAAGGGGTGCAGCTCGATCTGGTTGACGCAGGGCAGGACCCCGGTCTCCTTCTCCAGCCGTTCGAGGTGCTCGGCGGTGAAGTTGGAGACGCCGATCGACCGGACGAGGCCGTCCTCCTGCAGCTTGATCATGGCCTTCCAGGAGTCGACGTACTTGTCGACGCGGGGGAGCGGCCAGTGGATGAGGTAGAGGTCCACGTAGTCCAGGCCGAGGCGGGCGCGGGACTCCTCGAAGGAGGCGAGGGTCTCCTCGTAGCCGTGGTGGCGGCCGGGGAGCTTCGTCGTCACGACGATCTCCTCGCGGGGCACGCCGCTGCCCGCGACGCCACGGCCGACGCCGGTCTCGTTGCGGTAGTTCGTCGCCGTGTCCACGAGGCGGTACCCCAGTTCCAGCGCGTCGTGAACCGCCTGCTCGGCCTGCGCGTCGTCCATCGGCCAGGTGCCGAGGCCGAGGGCGGGGAGGGTCGTACCGTCGTTGAGCGTGTGGGTCGGGATGCTGATCACTACCGGACCTTCCCTTGACTGTGTCGTGCATCCAGCGTCACGGATAGGGTGAGGATTGATCAACCGGACGGGTGGGGCATGAGGGCGGCGGACGGCATGGGCGGCACCGAGGACAAGCACCCGACGGGATCGGGGCGTCCCACGTCACGGGACGTCGCCCGGCTCGCCGGGGTGTCGCACACGGCTGTCTCCTTCGTCTTCAACGGCCGCGCCGAGGGCAACCTCTCGCCCGCCACCCAGGAGCGCATCCGCCGGGCCGCCGTCGAGCTCGGCTACCGCCCCGACCCCGTCGCGCGCGGCCTGCGCCGCCGCCGTACGGCCGTGATCGGCCTCGTCACCGACGAGATCGCCTCCTCGCCGTTCGCCGGCCGGCTGCTGCGCGGTGCCATGGAGACCGCCTGGGCCAGCGAGCACCTCGTCCTGACCATCGACTCCGGCGGCGACCCGGCCAAGGAGGACGCGGCCGTCGCCGAACTCCTCGACCGACGCGTGGACGGCATCATCTACGCGGCCATGTCGCTGCGCCGCGTCCGCGTCCCCGAGGGCCTGCACCGCACCCACTCCGTCCTCGCCAACTGCCTGCCGGAGGACGACTCCCTGCCCGCCGTCATCCCCGCCGAGCGCGCGGGAGGCCGTACGGCGGCCCGGTTGCTGCTGGACGAGGGGCACCACAGGGTCGCCATGGTGGGCGGCCAGGAGGACATCGCCTCCGTCGACCGCCTGCGCGGGTTCCGCGACGCACTGCGCGCCGAAGGGATCACGGTCCCCAAGGAGTGGGTGGTGCGCACCGGGGGCGAGATCAGCGGAGGGTACGAGGGCGCGATGCGCGTCCTCGACGGCGTCCCCGCCGACCGGCGCCCCACCGGCCTGTTCTGCTACAACGACCGGGTCGCGGCGGGCGTCCTGCACGCCGCGACCCGGCTCGGCATCACCGTCCCCGCCGACCTGTCGGTGGTCGGCTACGACGACCAGGAGCACATGGCCGAGTTCCTCACCCCGCCCCTCACCACGGTCGCGCTGCCCCACCGGGCGATGGGTGAGGTCGCCGCCCGGCTGTTGCTCGATGCCATCGGTACGGGGCGGACGCCGCCCGCGACGGTGCGGCGTCTGGCCTGCCCGGTGATCAGTCGTGTGTCGGTGGGGCCGGCTCCCAGCCGGTGACCGTGGCCCCGGAGCCGGTGACGAGGAGCTCGGGCACGTCGTCGGGTCGCCGGTAGATCCGTTCGGTGACCGTGGCCCGGTCGCCGACGAACAGCTCGAACAGCGAGCCGTCGACGAGGATCCGCACCTCGCCGGCCGGCGCCCGCACCACGATCGGCGCCGATCCGTCGGGCCGTGTGCGCGGCCAGTCCCCGCGGTCGAGCGTCACCGTGCCCTCGGCCGGGTCCAGCACGACCGTCAGCTCCGCGCCCGAGGCGGACCGCAGCAGACTCACCGTGGTGCGGCCGGATGCGGTGACGGTCAGGTCGTACGCCTCCGGGAGCGGAGTACGGCGTCCTGCTGCCGTGACGAACGGTTCGGCCGCACGCAGGAGTTCGAGCTCCGGTGCCGGTACGACACGCAGGGCGCCGTCGGGATGGACGTCCACGACCCGCGGCGCGGTCAGCACCCCGGCCCAGCCCGCGCGGTCGACCTCGCCCTGCTCGCGGGCCTCCCACGACCAGCCCCACATCAACGCCCGGCCCGGCTCCTGGAGCACGGCCGGTGCGTAGAAGTCACGCCCGTGGTCGAGCCGCCCGCCGGTGCGGGCCTCGAAGCGCAACTCGCCATCGCCGTACGGCTGGAGACGGCCCGTCAGATAGCCGGTGGAGCACGGGTCGCCGTCCCACAGCGACACCACCAGCACCCACTCCCCGCCCGCCGTCGCGTACAGCTGCGGGCACTCCCAGCCGACCGCCTTGTCGCCGAACGCGTCCATCGCGACCGGGTCGTTGCCGTCGAGAAACACCCCGGCGAACCGCCAGTCGGCCAGGTCGTCACAGTCGTACAGCAGCACCGACGCGGTCCCGTCGGCATGCCCCGCGCCGACCAGTGCCCACCGGCGGCCACCGCTCCTGAAGACGAACGGGTCGCGGAACATCACCACGTCCAGGCCGGCGGGCGGGCCGGTCACGACGGGCGTGGGCAGGGGCCTGAAGTCGGTCAGCGTCTCGTCCTCCGGCACCAGCGCCCGCGCCAGGCAGATCGAGCCGAGACCGGCGTGATGCCGGTCGACGCCCGTGTACACGGCCGTCGGCACCCCGTCGTCGTCGACCACGCAGCCCGACCAGCAGCCCGCCTCGTCCGGGCCGCCGGGCGTCGGGGCGAGCGCGATCGGATGGTGCTCCCAGTGCACGAGGTCGTGGCTGGAGACATGCCCCCAGTGGACGTTCGTGTGCACCGGGGCGTCGGGGTTGTGCTGGTAGAAGAGGTGGTACCGGTCCCGCCAACGGAAGGGGCCGTTCGGGTCGTTGATCCAGTTGGCGGGGGGACGGACCCTGAAGCGCGGGGCGCCGGGGTCCGTGGACTGAGCGGTGAGGCTCAACGGTTGACTCCTGCGGACGTGATGCCCTCACGAAGAGGGCGCTGACCGACGACGAACACGGCGACGGCGGGGATCATGGAGAGAACGACACCGGCGAGCACCACCGAGATGGAGCCGGTGCCCAGGTTGCCCTGGAGGGAGACGAGGCCGAGCGGCAGTGTGTAGTTCTGGCCGGAGGTCTCGAGGATCAGTGGGCGGAAGAACTCGTTCCAGTGGTAGTTGAAGGCCAGCACCCCCACGATCGCCAGACCGGGCGCGGCCAGCGGCGCGTACACCGACCGGAAGATCCGCCAGGGCCCGCAGCCGTCCAGCATCGCCGCCTCGCCCAGGTCCTTCGGCATGCCCAGGAAGTACTGGCGCATCAGGAAGGTCCCGAAGGCGGTCGGGAAGGCCGGGATGATCAGGCCCAGCAGCGTGTCGGTCAGGCCCATCGACTTCAGCACCAGGAACACCGGCACGATGGTGACCTGCAACGGCACCATCATCGTCGCCAGGACCAGCCCGAACAGCGGCTTCTTGAACCGGAATTCGAGGCGCGCGAAGGCGTACCCCGCCAGCCCGGCCGTGATCATCTGGCCCACCGCGATCAGCGCGGTCACCAGCGTCGAGTTCAGGGCGAGCAGCCAGACGTCGATCTGGTCGAAGACCCCGCGGTACGCCTCCGTCGACGGGTTCGTCGGGATGATGCTCGGCGGCAGATCGAAGGCCTCGGCGGGGGTGCGCAGTGAGGTGGAGACGGTCCAGATGACCGGGCCCAGGGTCAGCAGCGCGCACACGGCCAGCGCGGCGATCCGGGCCCATGGCGCGAGGGAGTGCCGGGTGCGGCTCACGGACAGGGTTGCTTGGCTCAAGGGACTCACCCGGCTCACTGGTAGTGGACGAAACGCCGGCTGAGCCGGAACTGGAGGGCGGTCACCGCCATGATCAGCACGAACAGCAGCACGCCCACGGCCGAGGCCTCGCCGAAGCGCAGCTGCTCGAAGGCGCTCTCGTAGATGACCATCACCACGGTCCGGGTGGCGTCACCGGGGCCGCCGTTGGTGAGGACGTACGGCTGCTCGAAGACCTGCAGCGCGTTGATGATGCCGACCACCGAGGCGACCAGCAGCGTGGGCGACAGCAGGGGGAGCGTAATGCTGAGGTGCTTGCGCAGGCCGGTCGCGCCGTCGAGGGAGGCGGCCTCGTGGACCTCCTTGGGGATGTTGTTCAGACCCCCGACGAACAGCAGGAACGAGAACCCGAACTGCTGCCACACATAGACCAGGATCACCGTCGCCATCGCCGCGTTCTCGGACGTCAGCCACGGCACCGGCGCGACCCCGACCAGCCCGAGCAGCCAGTTCACGACCCCGAAGTCCTGGTTGAACAGGTACTTCATCACCACCGAGATCGACGCGGCGGACAGCACCAGCGGGAAGAAGAACGCCGACCGGAACACCGAGCGCAGCCACACCGGCATCCGCCCGTTCACCGCCAGCGCCAGCACCAGGGCGATCAGCAGTTGCAGCGCGACCGCGAACACCATGAACACCAGCGTGTTGCCGAAGGACACCAGCACCGTCGAATCGGTGAAGACCTCACGGTAGTTGGCGGCCCCGGCGAAGCGCGGATCGTCGATCACGTTCCAGTGGAAGAGGCTCAGCACCACCGAGCCGACGATCGGCACGACCGTGAAGACGACGATGCCGACGATCGTGGGCGCCAGGAACAGCGTGGCCAGCAGCCGGGTGCCACGGTCGCGGGTGGAGGGCCCGGGCGCGGGGGCCGGTTGTGCGGCCGGCTGCTTGGGCCGTACGGCAGGTATCTGGGTGTTCGTCATACGTCACGCTCCATGGCCTTCTCCAGGTCGCTCTGCATCCGGCGCAACGCGGGGGCCACCGAGCGCCGCGAGGCCAGGGCGGTACCGGTGTGCTTGAGCAGCACCTGCTCGACCTCGGCGACCTGCGGCGGCGCGGGGATCGGCCCGGTGTCGGGGAACTTGTCGAGGGTGTCGTAGAAGACCTGCCAGTGGTTCGGGCCGGTCTCGCGGTAGCGCTCGGCGGTCAGCATCGAGCGGCGCGCCGGGGTGGTCTGGTTGGTCTCGAACAGCCGCATCAGGGTGTCGCGGCGGGCGGCGTACTTGATGAACTCCCAGGCCTCCTCCTGCCGCTTGGAGGTGCGCAGCAGCGCGTAGCCGGCGGCGCCGTACTGCATGCGCTGGGTGCGCCAGCGCGGGAAGTACTGCACGTCGAAGGAGTCCGCCTTCATCCCGGCCAGATGCAGACCGCCCGCCCAGAAGCCGCCCGCGGGAGTGACACCGACCCGGCCGGTGGAGAA of the Streptomyces sp. T12 genome contains:
- a CDS encoding aldo/keto reductase; translated protein: MISIPTHTLNDGTTLPALGLGTWPMDDAQAEQAVHDALELGYRLVDTATNYRNETGVGRGVAGSGVPREEIVVTTKLPGRHHGYEETLASFEESRARLGLDYVDLYLIHWPLPRVDKYVDSWKAMIKLQEDGLVRSIGVSNFTAEHLERLEKETGVLPCVNQIELHPFFPQAELRAFHTGKGIVTESWSPLAPGTSLLEDPVVTGIADALGATPGQVVLRWHVQLGAVPIPKSADPGRQRTNLDVFGFELSADHMTAIADRAQRRRGGDPEVHEEF
- a CDS encoding DUF2267 domain-containing protein; the protein is MTLRWEAFLDRVTERGEYDSRQEAERAARVVLALLGAHLVGDVRAQLAARLPEDFALILLNPLQSAEPLSPERFVRATAVWIEGATEQTATWDVGAVLSTVADAADEDLLKQILLQLPAGYDLLFGRPQPT
- a CDS encoding peroxiredoxin, with translation MSAQLKVGDKVEDFSLPDETGTTRSLTGLLAEGPVVLFFYPAALTPGCTAEACHFRDLAAEFAAVGARPVGISGDAVERQQEFADRHTLGIPLLSDADGTVRDRFGVTRGFSLAPTKRVTFVIGQDRTVLEIVRSELRMNTHADRALAALRK
- a CDS encoding DUF2267 domain-containing protein, which codes for MSDRRAPLQHSSVMTFEHMLEKVRYEGAYPTRERAEEAVRLVVAGLGRQLAGDERVELAARLPLEAARVLTGQIPDPQPLTGWAFVKDLAARTGATLATTRWDTGSVLATVAALAGPELLTRILRRLPSGYALLFGRAELTQAA
- a CDS encoding Hsp20/alpha crystallin family protein — its product is MLMRTDPFRELDRLTQQLMGPGTWTQPSTMAMDAYREGDEYVVAFDLPGVSTEAIDIDVERNMLTVRAERRPVAKADDVQMELSERPLGVFSRQLVLADTLDTEHIKADYDAGVLTLRIPIAERAKPRKIAIGGESSRKEISG
- a CDS encoding LacI family DNA-binding transcriptional regulator translates to MGGTEDKHPTGSGRPTSRDVARLAGVSHTAVSFVFNGRAEGNLSPATQERIRRAAVELGYRPDPVARGLRRRRTAVIGLVTDEIASSPFAGRLLRGAMETAWASEHLVLTIDSGGDPAKEDAAVAELLDRRVDGIIYAAMSLRRVRVPEGLHRTHSVLANCLPEDDSLPAVIPAERAGGRTAARLLLDEGHHRVAMVGGQEDIASVDRLRGFRDALRAEGITVPKEWVVRTGGEISGGYEGAMRVLDGVPADRRPTGLFCYNDRVAAGVLHAATRLGITVPADLSVVGYDDQEHMAEFLTPPLTTVALPHRAMGEVAARLLLDAIGTGRTPPATVRRLACPVISRVSVGPAPSR
- a CDS encoding DNA polymerase ligase N-terminal domain-containing protein, with protein sequence MGEKDRLRDYHGKRDFGRTGEPQGRAEASGEEPRFVVQIHDARTLHFDFRLQVDDVLKSWSVPKGPSDDPHDKRLAMPTEDHPLEYEEFEGVIPKGEYGGGTVIVWDNGTYEPMSHDRKGRPVDFGESLERGHATFRLSGSKLHGEYALTRIRDGRDGDREAWLLVKARKGRAHGHGTPDPYRARSVRTGRTLGQVAGDGVDGKSSE
- a CDS encoding type III effector protein, whose translation is MAAADQPASAHAGSQSPASFLAAAAALEAIGDALRAAQHEAPGLTDAENADPEQALASLLLLRQIREQLAGWETGLIETARHAGASWADLAHPLGVASRQAAERRYLRNRPGPAGTTGEQRVQATRERRAADRNIATWARRNAADLRRLAGRITALTDLPAAARHPLSQLHAALAQDDPAALIHPLDATRPHLATAHPDLAAELDTLTKAT
- a CDS encoding cupin domain-containing protein; translated protein: MRTALRTAVTGAVAAATVLVAGPAQATPPGPGVTARTISQKTVGDTDYILREVTIPPGQATGWHYHDGPLYAFTQQGTLSHYNSSCASDGVYPQGSFIQEPAGPGNVHIGRNLGDTAVVLDVLYVLPHGAPFSQDAPNPGCPFQ
- a CDS encoding SpoIIE family protein phosphatase; translated protein: MEHVSAAAIIDAHGVVTGWSEGAQRLTGLTGQETLGRPVRELLAEQPPPEAVAALAGTAVVRHRDGSPVALNVTACVLLGDDGGPGGYVITTVPTDRTEPTLAEQAFQQASMSMSVFDADQRYLRLNEAACKVMGVPEEVLLGRHFPETVEDGTHSRGFLWHLRQVAETGRPLRYESFTGAPALNREHSWTTDMWPVRDSSGRLVGTALAAFDSTEQYWARQRLALLNEAAAAIGTTLDLVRTAEELVGVMVPRFADFASVDLFDWVLGAEEAPPLSGTEIALRRVAHGSGTEGTPEAAVHLGEVDFYPPFSPPARAILQGSVVLSQAGEPAFMRWVAERNARAPAGRRHRVGAHSVMAAPLRARGTTLGVVVAVRIRQPDDYVADDAVFAEELASRAAVCIDNARRFDRERTTALALQHNLLPRGLSGQAAVEVAHRYRPSGSQAGLGGDWFDVIPLSGGRVALVVGDVVGHGIPSSATMGRLCTAVRTLADVDLPPDELLTHLDDLVTHLAGDDSDEVAELGATCLYSVYDPVSRRLTLAAAGHPPPALVLPDGTTQVVEMSAGPPLGVGGLPFEAMEVELPEGSLVALYTDGLIEDRDRDIDHATAELCRALTAPADTLDALCDTVLKAVLPEDPSDDVALLLARTRALGADRIATWDVLPDPEHVAATRQAATEQLTAWGLDEAAFVTELVVSELVTNAIRYGAPPIQLRLIRDRTLICEVSDGSSTSPHLRRAHAYDEGGRGLLLVAQLTQRWGSRQTGSGKTIWAEQPLPPG
- a CDS encoding DoxX family protein — encoded protein: MPRSERSPLLLAGLLATAGIAHFAAPRRFDETVPRALPGTPRTWTYASGVAELALAAGVALPRTRKAAALATAAFFVGVFPANVKMAVDWRHRPAPQRAAAIGRLPLQIPLVLWARGVAKSAEAQA